The Bacteroides sp. AN502(2024) DNA segment TGAGAAACTTTACAGTCAGAAGACCTCTTTCGGAGAAACTGATTTCTCGGCTCTTTGCGTGCATCTGAACAAGCATGTCAGCAAACGGAGCCTGTTGGTGTTGTATACGAACTTCTCCGGCATATCCGGTATGAACCGTCAGTTGGCTTATCTGAAACAATTGAACCGCCAACACCGTCTGCTTGTTGTCTTTTTTGAGGATGCCGAACTGAAGGAATACATGGCTACTCCTGCTAAAGATACGGAAGGCTATTACCGCCATGTGATTGCGGAAAAGTTCGCTTACGAAAAGCGACTGGTTGTTTCCACCTTGAAACAGCATGGAATCTATTCTTTATTAACTGCACCGGAGAATCTTTCGATTGATGTGATTAATAAGTATCTGGAGATGAAAGCGCGGCAGTTGCTATGATAAGTGACCCAAAGCTTTCCGTGTTTCCACAAAGAAGAAAATAGCCATACCGATGATGACAACCCCTAGTATGCCGTAGAATAACCGTGCCCGGTTGCGTCCTACATTCCTGACAATGGTCTGTGCGTTGCGCGTTGTGAAGAACCAGTTCCAGTTGAGCAATGATGCCAGCAGGGAGATAGTCCCTGCCAACGCGAAGATTCCTTGTACGATATATTGTCCGGTCATAGTTTGATAACTCTGCTTCCGTCTTCCAGTTCTTCAATTGTCACTTTCACGGCATCTCCCGGCAACAGTTCTTCTACAAGTTCCGGCCATTCGATGAAGCAAAGGGCACCGCTGTAGAAATAATCTTCGTATCCCATGTCATACACTTCACTCAGCTTTTTGATACGGTAAAAGTCGAAATGATAAATCAACTCCCCCGTCTCGTCCGAACGATATTCATTGACGATGGCAAAAGTAGGAGAGGTGATAACATCTGTCACGCCCAATTCTTCGCAGAGCGCTTTGACAAATGTCGTTTTGCCGGCACCCATCTTGCCGTACAAAGCAAAGACTGTGTTGTCGCCCATGGCAGCAATGAATTCGCGGGCTGCTTCATGGATATTTTCCAGTGATTGAATTTTGATTTCCATATACTATATCTATTATGATGACTTTTTTCTGCAATAACTCTTTCCGATTTTGCAGATAGCATAAATCAGGATAGAGAAGAATATGATCGAAGCTCCCGAGGGGACTTTCCAATGGTAAGAAATAAACAGTCCGCCCAGGCATCCCAAGAAGCCGATACCGATGGACAGCCAGATGATTTTCTTGAAATTATAGGTGAATAAGTTGGCAGTCATCTGCGGAATGGTGAGAAGGGAAATGGCGAGTACGATACCCACCATACGCAGACAGGCTACAATTGTCAGCGCGATGAACATCATCAGCACATATTCGAATATCTCTACCGGGATCTTCTGTGAACGTGCGAACTCACGGTCGAAGGCGATATATACAATGGGGCGGATAAACAGATAGAAGAATCCGGCCAGCAACAGTGCCAGTATGCCGAGCATCCATAAGTCGCTTTGATTGATAGTCAGGATATTTCCGAAAAGATAGGCTGACAGGTCGGGAGCGAATCCCGGTGATAGAAAACTGAACATGATTCCCAGTGCCATGCCCAGCGTCCAGAATACGGCAATGGCAGAATCTTCGCGCATATCTTTTCGTCTGCTGAGCCATTCGACTCCAAAGGCGGACAGTACGGAAAAGACGGCGGCGGAGAGTATCGGGGAAATTCCAGCGAACAGTCCCAAGCCTATTCCGCCGAAAGAAGCATGCGTGATTCCACCGCTGATAAATACCAGGCGGCGGGTGACGATGTATGTTCCTATAATCCCGCAGGCGATACTTGCCAGCAGGCTTCCCAGCAGGGCATGTTGAAAGAATGTATATTGCAGTAACCCCATCATCTATCACTCGCCGTTTTTACTTCTACGTTTCTTCTTTCTCCGATAATCAGGAATACTTCGTCTTTAAGCTCGTCCGGCAATTCAATGCCGCGAAGTTGTAGGCTGCGTACCCATCCTGCCACTTCATCATCTTTGGTGGTGTACAATACATCCCGAAACAGTTCTGTCTCTTCTTCCGTGTACGCATTCCCTTCACGACCGATGAACTGATCCAATTCCTCATCATCGTAATATTCGATTTTCTTGCTGACAGCAGCCAACAGGCTATCTTTTTC contains these protein-coding regions:
- a CDS encoding immunity 17 family protein, which codes for MTGQYIVQGIFALAGTISLLASLLNWNWFFTTRNAQTIVRNVGRNRARLFYGILGVVIIGMAIFFFVETRKALGHLS
- the tsaE gene encoding tRNA (adenosine(37)-N6)-threonylcarbamoyltransferase complex ATPase subunit type 1 TsaE, with product MEIKIQSLENIHEAAREFIAAMGDNTVFALYGKMGAGKTTFVKALCEELGVTDVITSPTFAIVNEYRSDETGELIYHFDFYRIKKLSEVYDMGYEDYFYSGALCFIEWPELVEELLPGDAVKVTIEELEDGSRVIKL
- a CDS encoding metal ABC transporter permease; translation: MGLLQYTFFQHALLGSLLASIACGIIGTYIVTRRLVFISGGITHASFGGIGLGLFAGISPILSAAVFSVLSAFGVEWLSRRKDMREDSAIAVFWTLGMALGIMFSFLSPGFAPDLSAYLFGNILTINQSDLWMLGILALLLAGFFYLFIRPIVYIAFDREFARSQKIPVEIFEYVLMMFIALTIVACLRMVGIVLAISLLTIPQMTANLFTYNFKKIIWLSIGIGFLGCLGGLFISYHWKVPSGASIIFFSILIYAICKIGKSYCRKKSS
- a CDS encoding phospholipase, with the translated sequence MWILIIGLVLLGVVALIAGIIRNKRLQKKIERGELDHMPEVKEVDTECCGQHEVCEKDSLLAAVSKKIEYYDDEELDQFIGREGNAYTEEETELFRDVLYTTKDDEVAGWVRSLQLRGIELPDELKDEVFLIIGERRNVEVKTASDR